A stretch of the Rosa rugosa chromosome 5, drRosRugo1.1, whole genome shotgun sequence genome encodes the following:
- the LOC133713046 gene encoding MATH domain and coiled-coil domain-containing protein At3g58220-like — translation MANLNLEKDVSGVLRSFSDSPPTHYSVEIQLFSLLIETYSENGYESKEFEAGGYKWKLVFHPNGNKKKNVKDHISLYLVIAGTDSLDSSWEVYVDFRLFLLDQNKGNYLVFEGINQLFTSV, via the exons ATGGCAAACCTTAACTTGGAAAAAGATG TTTCAGGTGTTTTGAGATCATTTTCAGATTCACCGCCAACTCATTACTCCGTAGAAATACAGTTGTTTTCGTTGCTTATTGAAACGTACTCAGAGAATGGATATGAATCGAAGGAGTTTGAAGCTGGAGGGTACAAATG GAAACTGGTGTTTCACCCAAAtggaaacaaaaagaagaatgtAAAAGACCACATCTCCCTCTACTTGGTAATAGCTGGAACAGATTCACTAGATAGTAGTTGGGAAGTATATGTTGATTTCAGACTGTTTCTGCTCGATCAGAATAAGGGAAACTACTTGGTTTTTGAAGGTATAAATCAATTATTTACTTCAGTATAA
- the LOC133713045 gene encoding MATH domain and coiled-coil domain-containing protein At3g58210-like: MKIASVCKHVWKVEKFSSLGAEFYESEPFTAGGYNWKLRLYPNGKGKGEGSHLSLFLELASPITLPPGSELFVEYRFRILDQIHHQHRQQHPSSGKDWFRGSTPAWGLLKFIEQETFRQVDKGFLKNDACIVEAEVTVHGISKAL; encoded by the exons ATGAAGATAGCCTCTGTATGCAAACATGTTTGGAAGGTTGAGAAATTTTCATCTTTGGGTGCTGAATTTTATGAGTCTGAACCGTTCACTGCTGGGGGCTATAATTG GAAGTTACGGCTTTATCCCAATGGAAAAGGCAAAGGCGAGGGTAGTCATCTGTCTCTGTTTTTGGAATTGGCTAGTCCCATAACCCTTCCCCCTGGCTCTGAACTATTTGTGGAGTATAGATTTCGCATCCTAGATCAAATTCATCATCAGCATCGTCAGCAGCATCCTTCTAGTG GTAAGGACTGGTTCCGTGGCAGTACTCCAGCTTGGGGTTTGCTTAAATTCATTGAACAAGAAACTTTCAGGCAGGTAGACAAGGGGTTTTTGAAGAATGATGCTTGCATAGTGGAAGCAGAGGTGACCGTCCATGGAATTTCTAAAGCACTATAG
- the LOC133713044 gene encoding uncharacterized protein LOC133713044 isoform X1: MANLNLEKDVSGVLRSFSDSPPTHYSVEIQFFSLLSEKYSENGYESKEFKAGGYKWKLVFHPNGNKKRNVKDHVSLYLVIAGADSLDSSWEVYVDFRLFLLDQNNGNYLVFEDAFTKKKCFHGVMRSVGFDKLIPLEDFTDVSNGFLVDDTCVFGAEVFVCKERRTGKGECLARMKIASVCKHVWKVEKFSSLGAQFDSEPFTAGDYNWKIKLYPDGCGEGKGSHLSLFLELASPITLPPDSELFVEYRFRILDQIRHQHHDLSSGKALFRDSTSLGSRRFIGQESFRQVENGFLKNDVCMVEAEVTVHGISKVL, translated from the exons ATGGCCAACCTTAACTTGGAAAAAGATG TTTCAGGGGTTTTGAGATCATTTTCAGATTCACCGCCAACTCATTATTCTGTAGAAATACAGTTTTTTTCATTGCTTAGTGAAAAATATTCAGAGAATGGATATGAATCAAAGGAGTTTAAAGCTGGAGGATACAAATG GAAACTGGTGTTTCACCCAAATGGAAACAAAAAGAGGAATGTAAAAGACCACGTCTCCCTCTACTTGGTGATAGCTGGAGCAGATTCACTGGATAGTAGTTGGGAAGTATATGTTGATTTCAGATTGTTTCTGCTCGATCAGAATAACGGAAACTACTTGGTTTTTGAAg ATGCTTTCACAAAGAAGAAATGCTTTCATGGGGTGATGCGTAGTGTGGGTTTCGATAAACTTATCCCTCTTGAAGATTTTACTGATGTTTCCAATGGATTTCTAGTGGACGACACATGTGTGTTTGGAGCCGAGGTCTTTGTTTGTAAAGAAAGAAGAACAGGCAAGGGCGAGTGCCTAGCAAGGATGAAGATAGCCTCTGTATGCAAACATGTTTGGAAGGTTGAGAAATTTTCATCTTTAGGTGCTCAATTTGACTCTGAACCGTTCACTGCTGGGGACTATAATTG GAAGATAAAGCTGTATCCTGATGGATGTGGGGAAGGCAAGGGTAGTcatctttctctgtttttggaattGGCTAGTCCCATAACCCTCCCCCCTGACTCAGAACTATTTGTGGAGTATAGATTTCGCATCCTAGACCAAATTCGTCATCAGCATCATGATCTTTCTAGTG GTAAGGCCTTGTTCCGTGACAGTACAAGTTTGGGTTCGCGTAGATTCATTGGACAAGAATCTTTCAGGCAGGTAGAAAATGGGTTTTTGAAGAATGATGTTTGCATGGTAGAAGCAGAGGTGACCGTCCATGGAATTTCTAAAGTACTGTAG
- the LOC133713044 gene encoding uncharacterized protein LOC133713044 isoform X2 — protein MANLNLEKDGVLRSFSDSPPTHYSVEIQFFSLLSEKYSENGYESKEFKAGGYKWKLVFHPNGNKKRNVKDHVSLYLVIAGADSLDSSWEVYVDFRLFLLDQNNGNYLVFEDAFTKKKCFHGVMRSVGFDKLIPLEDFTDVSNGFLVDDTCVFGAEVFVCKERRTGKGECLARMKIASVCKHVWKVEKFSSLGAQFDSEPFTAGDYNWKIKLYPDGCGEGKGSHLSLFLELASPITLPPDSELFVEYRFRILDQIRHQHHDLSSGKALFRDSTSLGSRRFIGQESFRQVENGFLKNDVCMVEAEVTVHGISKVL, from the exons ATGGCCAACCTTAACTTGGAAAAAGATG GGGTTTTGAGATCATTTTCAGATTCACCGCCAACTCATTATTCTGTAGAAATACAGTTTTTTTCATTGCTTAGTGAAAAATATTCAGAGAATGGATATGAATCAAAGGAGTTTAAAGCTGGAGGATACAAATG GAAACTGGTGTTTCACCCAAATGGAAACAAAAAGAGGAATGTAAAAGACCACGTCTCCCTCTACTTGGTGATAGCTGGAGCAGATTCACTGGATAGTAGTTGGGAAGTATATGTTGATTTCAGATTGTTTCTGCTCGATCAGAATAACGGAAACTACTTGGTTTTTGAAg ATGCTTTCACAAAGAAGAAATGCTTTCATGGGGTGATGCGTAGTGTGGGTTTCGATAAACTTATCCCTCTTGAAGATTTTACTGATGTTTCCAATGGATTTCTAGTGGACGACACATGTGTGTTTGGAGCCGAGGTCTTTGTTTGTAAAGAAAGAAGAACAGGCAAGGGCGAGTGCCTAGCAAGGATGAAGATAGCCTCTGTATGCAAACATGTTTGGAAGGTTGAGAAATTTTCATCTTTAGGTGCTCAATTTGACTCTGAACCGTTCACTGCTGGGGACTATAATTG GAAGATAAAGCTGTATCCTGATGGATGTGGGGAAGGCAAGGGTAGTcatctttctctgtttttggaattGGCTAGTCCCATAACCCTCCCCCCTGACTCAGAACTATTTGTGGAGTATAGATTTCGCATCCTAGACCAAATTCGTCATCAGCATCATGATCTTTCTAGTG GTAAGGCCTTGTTCCGTGACAGTACAAGTTTGGGTTCGCGTAGATTCATTGGACAAGAATCTTTCAGGCAGGTAGAAAATGGGTTTTTGAAGAATGATGTTTGCATGGTAGAAGCAGAGGTGACCGTCCATGGAATTTCTAAAGTACTGTAG